The following are encoded together in the Pseudomonas maumuensis genome:
- a CDS encoding sigma-54 dependent transcriptional regulator — protein sequence MLEPASHRRLLIVDPCDDCHRLLPGLRSVGWDVRSCTLEAALEQPCDVGLVRLQASHLLHPEALKDLIKRSNTEWIAVLSAEELRLQNVGDFVCEWFFDFHTLPFDVSRVQVTLGRAFGMARLRGKGAVRVDEPEHELLGESRPIRELRKLLGKLAPTESPVLIRGESGTGKELVARTLHRQSQRRDKPFIAINCGAIPEHLIQSELFGHEKGAFTGAHQRKVGRIEAANGGTLFLDEIGDLPLELQANLLRFLQEKHIERVGGNQPIAVDVRVLAATHVDLEKAIALARFREDLYYRLNVLQVVTAPLRDRHGDLSMLASHFSQFYSAETGRRPRSFSDGALAAMGRHEWPGNVRELANRVRRGLVLAEGRQIEAQDLGLQELQEQDQPLGTLEDYKHRAERQALCDVLNRHSDNLSIAAKVLGVSRPTFYRLLHKHQIR from the coding sequence ATGCTTGAACCTGCATCCCACCGCCGCCTGCTGATCGTCGACCCCTGCGACGATTGCCACCGCCTGTTGCCAGGCTTGCGCAGTGTCGGCTGGGATGTACGAAGTTGCACGCTCGAGGCCGCGCTGGAGCAGCCCTGCGACGTTGGCCTGGTGCGCTTGCAAGCCTCGCACCTGCTGCATCCCGAAGCGCTCAAGGATCTGATCAAACGCAGCAATACCGAGTGGATCGCCGTGCTCAGCGCCGAGGAACTGCGTCTGCAGAATGTCGGTGATTTCGTCTGCGAGTGGTTTTTTGACTTCCATACGCTGCCGTTCGATGTCTCGCGGGTGCAGGTAACCCTGGGCCGTGCCTTTGGCATGGCACGCCTGCGCGGCAAGGGTGCGGTGCGGGTGGATGAGCCCGAACACGAACTCCTGGGCGAAAGCCGACCGATCCGCGAGCTGCGCAAGTTGCTGGGCAAGCTGGCGCCCACCGAGTCGCCAGTGCTGATCCGTGGCGAAAGTGGCACCGGCAAGGAGCTGGTGGCGCGTACCTTGCACCGGCAGTCGCAGCGCCGGGACAAACCGTTCATTGCCATCAACTGCGGGGCCATCCCGGAACACCTGATCCAGTCCGAGCTGTTCGGCCATGAAAAGGGCGCCTTCACGGGTGCGCACCAGCGCAAGGTGGGGCGAATCGAAGCGGCCAACGGCGGTACTCTGTTTCTCGACGAGATCGGCGATCTGCCGTTAGAGCTGCAGGCCAATCTGCTGCGCTTTCTCCAGGAAAAACATATCGAGCGGGTGGGCGGCAACCAGCCCATTGCGGTTGACGTCAGGGTTCTGGCGGCGACCCATGTGGACCTGGAAAAGGCCATTGCGTTGGCGCGGTTTCGCGAAGACCTGTACTACCGCCTCAATGTTCTGCAAGTGGTAACCGCGCCACTGCGCGACCGGCATGGCGACCTGTCGATGCTGGCCAGCCATTTCTCGCAGTTCTACAGCGCGGAGACGGGCAGGCGGCCGCGGTCGTTCAGCGACGGTGCCTTGGCGGCCATGGGGCGGCATGAATGGCCGGGTAATGTGCGCGAACTGGCCAACCGGGTAAGGCGAGGCCTGGTGCTGGCCGAAGGGCGGCAGATCGAGGCCCAGGACCTGGGGCTACAGGAACTGCAGGAGCAGGACCAGCCGCTGGGGACGCTCGAGGACTATAAGCACCGCGCCGAGCGCCAGGCATTGTGTGATGTGCTCAACCGGCACAGTGACAACCTGAGCATCGCGGCCAAGGTGTTGGGAGTGTCGCGGCCGACGTTCTATCGGTTGTTGCACAAGCACCAGATTCGCTGA
- a CDS encoding vWA domain-containing protein, translated as MTGSIRGRPRAAETGRIAWLPTLLKGRPRLRRELCWQLRQAQAPELWLVIVDASASTRRNQALAQAKGLLAGLFDEAYRQRARLALLTASGDKPQWQRHGLKASAALQPWLQALGAGGGTPLLAALEEARHWLLVRGKRFPQETQRCLVLTDGRLQHREHLQPLPCSTLLVDMETAAVRVGRARQLAEQLHADYRHIEQFAVTN; from the coding sequence TTGACAGGTAGTATCCGGGGTCGTCCGCGTGCGGCCGAGACTGGCCGTATCGCCTGGCTGCCGACCTTGCTCAAGGGGCGTCCGCGCCTGCGTCGCGAGCTGTGCTGGCAATTGCGTCAGGCCCAGGCGCCGGAGCTTTGGCTGGTGATCGTCGACGCATCGGCGTCCACCCGACGCAACCAGGCGCTGGCCCAGGCCAAGGGCCTGCTGGCTGGATTGTTCGATGAGGCCTACCGGCAGCGCGCACGTCTGGCCTTGCTCACGGCCAGTGGCGACAAGCCGCAATGGCAACGGCATGGCCTGAAGGCCTCGGCGGCGTTGCAGCCTTGGTTGCAGGCGCTGGGGGCCGGCGGCGGCACGCCGCTGCTGGCGGCGTTGGAGGAGGCGCGCCACTGGCTGCTGGTGCGGGGTAAGCGCTTTCCCCAGGAAACCCAGCGCTGCCTGGTGCTGACCGATGGTCGCCTGCAACACAGGGAGCACTTGCAGCCATTGCCGTGCAGCACACTGTTGGTGGATATGGAAACGGCAGCGGTACGTGTGGGCCGCGCACGGCAACTTGCCGAACAACTGCATGCCGATTATCGGCATATCGAGCAGTTCGCAGTGACGAATTAA
- a CDS encoding ATP-binding protein, whose translation MSEPVQFPLAAVVGADDLKLALCLTAIDPKIGGVLIEGPRGMAKSTLARGLADLLGGGPFVTLPLGATEERLVGTLDLDAALGQGQARFSPGVLAHADGGVLYVDEVNLLPDPLVDLLLDVAASGTNRIERDGISHRHAARFVLIGTMNPEEGELRPQLLDRFGLNVALEGLPAPEARQQIIRRRLAFDSDPQTFCTQWAPQQAALRQRCQAAREQLASIALDDQALAWITERCFAAGVDGMRADLVWLRAARAHAAWRGNAVIEEADVEAVAEFALRHRRRTQAPQPQAAAGEPPQLPQAQGGQGDWGALPPQPVATGVRREVPNWAKKP comes from the coding sequence ATGAGCGAACCCGTACAATTCCCCCTGGCTGCCGTGGTCGGCGCCGACGACCTCAAGCTGGCCCTGTGCCTGACGGCAATCGATCCGAAGATCGGCGGCGTGCTGATCGAGGGCCCGCGGGGCATGGCCAAGAGCACCCTGGCGCGGGGGCTGGCCGACCTGCTGGGCGGCGGTCCATTCGTGACCCTGCCCCTTGGGGCGACCGAAGAGCGCCTGGTCGGCACCCTCGACCTGGATGCCGCTCTGGGCCAGGGCCAGGCGCGGTTCTCGCCGGGTGTGCTGGCCCATGCCGATGGCGGCGTACTGTACGTGGACGAAGTCAACCTGCTGCCTGACCCCTTGGTGGACCTGCTGCTGGACGTGGCTGCCAGCGGCACCAACCGTATCGAGCGCGATGGCATTTCCCATCGCCATGCCGCCCGTTTCGTACTGATCGGCACCATGAATCCGGAAGAGGGTGAACTGCGTCCGCAACTGCTCGATCGCTTTGGCCTGAACGTGGCCCTCGAGGGCCTGCCCGCGCCTGAAGCGCGCCAGCAGATCATCCGCCGCCGGCTGGCGTTCGACAGTGACCCGCAGACGTTCTGTACCCAGTGGGCGCCTCAGCAGGCCGCGCTGCGCCAGCGTTGCCAGGCCGCGCGTGAGCAGTTGGCGTCGATCGCCCTGGACGACCAGGCTCTGGCCTGGATCACCGAGCGTTGCTTTGCCGCCGGGGTGGACGGTATGCGTGCCGACCTGGTCTGGCTGCGTGCGGCGCGGGCCCACGCCGCTTGGCGCGGTAACGCGGTGATCGAAGAGGCGGATGTGGAGGCGGTCGCCGAGTTCGCCTTGCGCCATCGCCGTCGCACCCAGGCGCCGCAACCGCAGGCGGCGGCGGGTGAGCCACCTCAACTGCCGCAAGCGCAAGGTGGGCAGGGCGACTGGGGCGCGTTGCCGCCTCAGCCAGTGGCGACGGGCGTACGCCGCGAGGTACCGAACTGGGCAAAAAAGCCCTGA
- the cobN gene encoding cobaltochelatase subunit CobN: MHLLRTQPGGFVPDDSIADLGQTPAELVILCSGDSHLALLAETAEQLPADFPSVRLANPMQVQNHASVDLYVDQVLRHAKVILVSLHGGVGYWRYGVEQLVELAARGVQLILVPGDDRPDPELTGLGTVRGEQAERLWHYLRQGGKANALNLFNCLASQWLGRAYPWDEPQPLPRTVVYHPAKASARLEDWYAEWHPEYPVAPLLFYRSHLQAANTAFIDVFCQRLQACGLNPLPIAVASLKERACLDQVEAWLDEVQAEVVINTTGFALSSPEQPNLRPLRRDVPVLQAICAQDNQPGWEQSEQGLGARDLAMHIALPELDGRIITRPVSFKDLAWRSERSQSDVVCYRAHPERMDFVAELARRWVTLARLDNQEKRVALVLANYPTRDGRIGNGVGLDTPGAALNILKALQAQGYPVAGLPDSGTELIHQLLGGVTNDLDHLDQRPCAQSLALADYHSAFAALPEANQRAVLERWGPPEQDPMFRSGRMMVAGLRYGLTFVGIQPARGYQVDHSAVYHDPDLVPPHGYLAFHFWLRNGYAADALIHVGKHGNLEWLPGKGVGLSAECWPDALLGPLPNIYPFIVNDPGEGAQAKRRTQAVIIDHLMPPLTRAETYGPLRHLEQLADEYYEAQLLDPRRANELQRDILALVKANHIDRELQLEGQLEDAAVWLPRLDTYLCDLKESQIRDGLHVFGQSPQGRLRSDTLLALVRVARGDGKGGNASLIRVLAKALALGFDPLDCDLGQAWDGPRPDLLLQLDNSAWRTCGDTRERLECLALTLIEQVLQGAAALPDEDGWAPVREVLQALVERIAPDLDACGAAEIDGLLAALAGHFVPAGPSGAPSRGRLDVLPTGRNFYTVDVRNLPTTTAWRLGFASANLILERHLQDHGDHLRQLGLSVWGTATMRTGGDDIAQALALMGVRPVWATGSQRVDDFEILPLSLLDRPRVDVTLRVSGFFRDAFGNLIRLFDAAVQAVAALDEPDDLNPLAARVRADREALLGAGMELEQAARQAGWRVFGAKPGAYGAGVQNAIDGRLWHSRDDLAEVYLNHGGYAYGASDEGTPARAAFAQRLAQVQAVLQNQDNHEHDLLDSNDYYQFQGGMLAAAETLAGTARASYHGDHSQADRPRVRTLKEELNRVIRARALNPKWIDGAKRHGYKGAFELAATVDNLFAFDATTHLIDDHHYQGLADAYVLDPATRDFMREHNPEALRDLTERLLEAQQRGLWQEPGDYRESLEQQLLAGEEDS; this comes from the coding sequence ATGCACCTGCTGCGGACCCAGCCCGGCGGCTTCGTGCCGGACGACAGCATCGCCGACCTCGGCCAGACTCCTGCCGAGCTGGTGATCCTCTGCAGCGGTGATTCACACCTGGCGCTGCTCGCCGAAACCGCCGAGCAGTTGCCGGCGGATTTTCCCAGCGTACGCCTGGCCAACCCGATGCAGGTGCAGAACCACGCCTCGGTCGACCTGTATGTCGACCAGGTGCTGCGCCATGCCAAGGTGATCCTGGTGTCGCTGCATGGCGGCGTCGGTTATTGGCGCTACGGTGTCGAACAACTGGTCGAGCTGGCGGCACGGGGCGTGCAACTGATCCTGGTGCCCGGCGACGACCGCCCCGACCCGGAGCTGACCGGGCTGGGCACGGTACGCGGCGAACAGGCCGAGCGCCTCTGGCATTACCTGCGCCAGGGCGGCAAGGCCAATGCACTGAACCTGTTCAACTGCCTGGCCAGCCAGTGGCTGGGGCGCGCCTACCCCTGGGACGAGCCGCAGCCATTGCCGCGCACGGTGGTCTATCACCCGGCCAAGGCCAGCGCACGGCTCGAGGACTGGTACGCCGAGTGGCATCCGGAGTATCCGGTGGCGCCGCTGTTGTTCTACCGCTCCCACCTGCAGGCAGCCAACACCGCGTTCATCGATGTGTTCTGCCAGCGCCTGCAGGCTTGCGGCTTGAATCCGTTACCGATCGCCGTGGCCAGCCTCAAGGAGCGCGCCTGCCTGGACCAGGTCGAGGCTTGGCTCGACGAAGTGCAGGCGGAGGTGGTGATCAACACCACCGGCTTCGCCCTGTCCAGCCCCGAACAGCCCAATCTGCGTCCGCTGCGTCGCGACGTGCCGGTGTTGCAGGCGATCTGCGCCCAGGACAACCAGCCCGGCTGGGAGCAGAGCGAGCAGGGCCTCGGCGCCCGCGACCTGGCGATGCACATCGCCTTGCCCGAGCTGGACGGGCGCATCATCACCCGACCGGTGAGCTTCAAGGACCTGGCCTGGCGCAGCGAGCGCAGCCAGTCCGACGTGGTCTGCTACCGCGCTCACCCCGAACGCATGGATTTCGTCGCTGAACTGGCGCGGCGCTGGGTGACACTGGCGCGCCTGGACAACCAGGAGAAGCGCGTGGCCCTGGTGCTGGCCAACTACCCGACCCGTGACGGGCGCATCGGCAATGGTGTCGGCCTCGACACCCCAGGCGCGGCGTTGAACATCCTCAAGGCCCTGCAGGCGCAGGGTTACCCGGTAGCCGGCCTGCCCGACAGCGGCACCGAGTTGATCCACCAGTTGCTCGGCGGTGTTACCAACGACCTCGATCACCTTGACCAGCGCCCTTGCGCCCAGAGCCTGGCTCTGGCCGACTACCACAGCGCCTTCGCCGCGTTGCCCGAGGCCAACCAGCGCGCCGTGCTGGAGCGTTGGGGGCCGCCCGAGCAGGATCCGATGTTTCGCAGTGGGCGCATGATGGTCGCTGGCCTGCGCTACGGCCTGACCTTCGTCGGCATCCAGCCGGCGCGGGGCTACCAGGTGGACCACAGCGCCGTGTATCACGACCCGGACCTGGTGCCGCCGCACGGCTACCTGGCGTTTCACTTCTGGTTGCGCAACGGCTACGCCGCCGATGCGTTGATCCATGTCGGCAAGCACGGCAACCTGGAATGGCTGCCGGGCAAGGGCGTGGGGTTGTCCGCCGAATGCTGGCCGGACGCGTTGCTCGGGCCGTTGCCCAACATCTATCCGTTCATCGTCAACGATCCGGGCGAGGGCGCCCAGGCCAAGCGCCGCACCCAGGCGGTGATCATCGACCACCTGATGCCGCCCTTGACCCGCGCCGAGACCTACGGCCCGCTGCGCCACCTGGAACAGCTGGCCGACGAGTACTACGAAGCGCAGCTGCTCGATCCACGTCGCGCCAACGAGTTGCAGCGCGACATCCTCGCACTGGTCAAGGCCAACCACATCGACCGTGAACTGCAGCTTGAGGGGCAGTTGGAGGACGCCGCAGTGTGGTTGCCGCGCCTGGACACCTATCTGTGCGACCTCAAGGAGTCGCAGATCCGTGATGGCTTGCACGTATTCGGCCAGTCGCCCCAGGGGCGTCTGCGCAGCGACACGCTGCTGGCCCTGGTGCGGGTGGCGCGGGGAGATGGCAAGGGCGGTAACGCCAGCCTGATTCGCGTGCTGGCCAAGGCCTTGGCGTTGGGCTTCGATCCGTTGGACTGCGACCTGGGGCAGGCCTGGGACGGGCCGCGACCGGACCTGCTGCTGCAGCTCGACAACAGCGCATGGCGTACCTGTGGTGATACCCGTGAGCGTCTGGAGTGCCTCGCGCTGACATTGATCGAGCAGGTATTGCAAGGGGCTGCGGCGTTGCCGGATGAAGACGGCTGGGCACCGGTGCGCGAGGTCTTGCAGGCGCTGGTCGAACGGATCGCACCGGACCTGGACGCCTGTGGCGCCGCCGAGATCGACGGCCTGCTGGCCGCACTGGCCGGGCATTTCGTCCCGGCCGGGCCCAGTGGCGCCCCCAGCCGTGGCCGCCTGGACGTACTGCCCACCGGGCGCAACTTCTACACCGTCGATGTGCGCAACCTGCCGACCACCACGGCGTGGCGCCTGGGGTTTGCCTCGGCCAACCTGATCCTCGAGCGCCACCTGCAGGACCACGGCGACCACTTGCGTCAGCTGGGCCTGTCGGTGTGGGGCACGGCGACCATGCGCACCGGCGGCGACGACATCGCCCAGGCCCTGGCGCTGATGGGTGTGCGCCCGGTGTGGGCCACCGGCAGCCAGCGGGTCGACGACTTCGAGATCCTGCCATTGAGCCTGCTCGACCGGCCGCGAGTGGATGTGACGCTGCGCGTGTCGGGTTTCTTCCGCGACGCCTTCGGCAACCTGATCCGCCTGTTCGACGCCGCCGTGCAGGCGGTGGCCGCGCTGGACGAGCCGGACGACCTGAACCCCCTGGCCGCTCGGGTGCGCGCCGACCGTGAAGCGTTGCTCGGCGCCGGCATGGAGCTGGAGCAGGCGGCGCGGCAGGCCGGCTGGCGGGTGTTCGGGGCCAAGCCGGGGGCGTATGGCGCCGGCGTGCAGAACGCCATCGACGGGCGCCTGTGGCACAGCCGTGACGACCTGGCCGAGGTCTACCTCAACCACGGTGGCTACGCCTACGGCGCCAGCGACGAAGGCACGCCGGCCCGCGCCGCGTTCGCCCAGCGCCTGGCGCAGGTGCAGGCCGTGCTGCAGAACCAGGACAACCACGAGCACGACCTGCTCGACTCCAACGACTACTACCAGTTCCAGGGCGGCATGCTGGCGGCAGCCGAAACCCTGGCCGGCACCGCGCGGGCCAGCTACCACGGCGATCACAGCCAGGCCGACCGGCCGCGGGTGCGGACCCTGAAGGAAGAGCTCAACCGAGTGATTCGTGCCCGCGCGCTCAATCCGAAATGGATCGACGGCGCCAAGCGCCATGGCTATAAAGGTGCATTCGAGCTGGCGGCGACGGTCGACAATCTGTTCGCCTTCGACGCCACCACCCACCTGATCGACGACCATCATTACCAGGGCCTGGCCGACGCCTATGTGCTCGACCCGGCCACCCGTGATTTCATGCGCGAGCACAACCCCGAAGCCCTGCGCGACCTTACCGAGCGTTTGCTGGAAGCCCAGCAGCGCGGGTTGTGGCAGGAGCCGGGCGACTATCGCGAGAGCCTCGAGCAGCAGTTGCTCGCCGGCGAGGAAGACAGCTGA
- the cobW gene encoding cobalamin biosynthesis protein CobW, whose amino-acid sequence MKTLAKLPVTIVTGFLGSGKTTLLRHMLDNAQGRRIAVIVNEFGELGIDGEILKQCSIGCTEEEANGRVYELANGCLCCTVQEEFFPVMRELVARRGDLDHILIETSGLALPKPLVQAFQWPEIRNACTVDAVITVVDSPAVATGTFAAYPDQVDAQRKLDPNLDHESPLHELFADQLASADLVVLNKADLIDAEGLAKVRAEVAEELPPAVKVIEASSGRLPLEVLLGVGAESEAHIDGRRTHHDSHHDGDDHDDHDHDAFDSISIDLPEADESLLLDALTQLVTEFGILRAKGFAAIPGKPMRLLIQGVGTRFDKHFDRAWRSEEPRITRLVLIGQDLDATQLEARLRQALGA is encoded by the coding sequence ATGAAAACACTGGCCAAGCTTCCCGTCACCATCGTTACCGGCTTCCTCGGCTCGGGCAAGACCACCTTGCTGCGCCATATGCTCGACAATGCCCAGGGCCGCCGCATCGCGGTGATCGTCAACGAATTCGGCGAGCTGGGCATCGATGGCGAAATCCTCAAGCAGTGCAGCATCGGCTGCACCGAGGAGGAGGCCAACGGTCGCGTCTACGAGCTGGCCAATGGCTGCCTGTGCTGCACCGTGCAGGAAGAGTTTTTCCCGGTGATGCGCGAACTGGTGGCCCGCCGTGGCGACCTCGACCATATCCTTATCGAAACCAGCGGCCTGGCACTGCCCAAACCCTTGGTGCAGGCTTTCCAGTGGCCGGAGATCCGCAACGCCTGCACCGTCGACGCGGTGATTACCGTGGTCGACAGCCCGGCCGTGGCCACTGGCACCTTTGCCGCCTACCCAGACCAGGTCGATGCCCAGCGCAAGCTCGATCCCAACCTCGATCACGAGTCGCCGCTGCACGAACTGTTCGCCGACCAGTTGGCCAGCGCCGACCTGGTGGTACTGAACAAAGCTGACCTGATCGATGCCGAGGGCCTGGCCAAGGTCCGTGCCGAAGTGGCCGAGGAACTGCCGCCGGCGGTCAAGGTGATCGAGGCCAGCAGTGGTCGCCTGCCGCTGGAGGTGCTGCTGGGCGTGGGCGCCGAGTCCGAGGCGCATATCGATGGTCGCCGCACCCACCACGACAGCCATCACGACGGCGACGATCATGACGACCATGACCACGACGCCTTCGACTCGATCTCCATCGACCTGCCCGAGGCTGACGAGAGCCTGCTGCTCGATGCCTTGACGCAACTGGTCACCGAGTTCGGCATCCTGCGCGCCAAGGGCTTCGCCGCTATTCCCGGCAAGCCGATGCGCCTGCTGATCCAGGGTGTGGGCACCCGCTTCGACAAGCATTTCGACCGTGCATGGCGCAGCGAGGAGCCACGGATCACCCGCCTGGTGCTGATCGGCCAGGACCTGGACGCGACCCAGCTGGAGGCGCGCCTGCGCCAGGCCCTGGGCGCCTGA
- a CDS encoding CbtB domain-containing protein has translation MPITHAKPSIATPVSLSQRLIVAVGASLLGLCLVYFAGFSHIEAVHNAAHDTRHSAAFPCH, from the coding sequence ATGCCCATCACCCATGCCAAACCCAGTATCGCCACTCCCGTAAGCCTCAGCCAGCGACTGATCGTCGCGGTCGGCGCCAGCCTGCTGGGCCTGTGCCTGGTGTACTTCGCCGGTTTCTCGCACATCGAGGCGGTACACAACGCCGCCCACGACACCCGCCACAGCGCCGCCTTCCCTTGCCACTGA
- a CDS encoding CbtA family protein: protein MITRIARTAGFSGLLAALLLTLLQSFWVAPLILQAETYETAAPAAEHHEHGEAAAPHEHSAEAWAPEDGWQRILSTTGGNLVVAVGFALILAALYSLREPGRVSTGALWGLAGFAVFCLAPTLGLPPELPGTAAADLGQRQTWWIGTAAATATGLALLVFAQHWLFKVLGVALLVIPHLIGAPQPAVHESLAPEALETQFKIASWLTNAAFWLALGLLSAWLFRRSSQH from the coding sequence ATGATCACGCGCATCGCTCGCACCGCTGGCTTCAGCGGCCTGCTCGCCGCTCTGCTGCTGACCCTGCTGCAAAGCTTCTGGGTCGCACCGCTGATTCTCCAGGCGGAAACCTATGAAACCGCCGCCCCCGCCGCCGAACACCACGAACATGGCGAGGCCGCCGCGCCTCATGAACACAGCGCCGAAGCCTGGGCGCCCGAAGATGGCTGGCAACGCATCCTGTCGACCACGGGCGGCAACCTGGTGGTCGCCGTCGGTTTCGCCTTGATCCTCGCCGCCTTGTACAGCCTGCGCGAACCTGGTCGCGTTAGCACCGGCGCACTGTGGGGCCTGGCGGGCTTCGCCGTGTTCTGCCTGGCGCCGACCCTGGGCCTGCCCCCGGAACTGCCTGGCACCGCCGCCGCCGACCTCGGCCAGCGCCAGACCTGGTGGATCGGCACCGCCGCCGCCACCGCCACCGGCCTGGCGCTGCTGGTATTCGCCCAGCACTGGCTGTTCAAGGTGCTGGGTGTCGCCCTGCTGGTGATCCCGCATCTGATCGGCGCACCACAGCCAGCGGTTCATGAAAGCCTGGCCCCCGAAGCGCTGGAGACCCAGTTCAAGATCGCTTCGTGGCTGACCAACGCCGCGTTCTGGCTGGCCTTGGGCCTGCTCAGCGCCTGGTTGTTCCGCCGCTCCAGCCAGCACTGA
- a CDS encoding cobalamin biosynthesis protein, with the protein MRDLAPQPALYAGFGCRRGCPVETLAVLLRQTLTHHALPLSALKAIASIEPKAREPGLLALAERLGLPFICFDSSHLSSFEALLSQRSATVYAQTGCWGVAESAALALAGRTGATPRLHVPRQGLGGATLALAMGG; encoded by the coding sequence ATGCGCGACCTCGCTCCCCAGCCGGCGTTGTATGCCGGCTTTGGTTGCCGCCGTGGCTGCCCGGTCGAAACGCTCGCGGTGCTGCTGCGCCAGACCCTGACCCACCACGCCCTGCCTCTGTCGGCACTGAAGGCCATCGCCAGCATCGAACCCAAGGCGCGCGAACCGGGCCTGCTAGCGCTGGCCGAGCGGCTCGGGCTGCCATTCATCTGCTTCGACAGCAGCCACTTGTCGAGCTTCGAGGCCCTGCTCAGCCAGCGCTCGGCGACCGTATACGCGCAGACGGGCTGCTGGGGCGTCGCCGAAAGCGCGGCCCTGGCCCTGGCCGGGCGCACAGGCGCCACGCCGCGCCTGCATGTACCAAGGCAAGGGCTCGGCGGCGCTACCCTGGCCCTGGCCATGGGTGGATAA
- the cobM gene encoding precorrin-4 C(11)-methyltransferase: protein MTVYFIGAGPGDPELITVKGQRLIHQCPVIIYAGSLVPAAVLEGHQAHTVINSAELHLEQIIEAMRQAHANGQNVARVHSGDPSLYGAIGEQIRHLRELAIDYQIIPGVTATAASAALLGCELTLPDVAQTVILTRYGDSSPMPAGEQLADLARHGSTLAIHLGVRHLPRIVEQLLPHYGADCPVAVVHRATWPDQDWVKGTLADIAERAAAKGFRRTALILVGHVLGDAPFADSALYRAGHAHLYRPGP, encoded by the coding sequence ATGACGGTCTATTTCATCGGTGCCGGCCCCGGCGATCCGGAGCTGATCACGGTCAAAGGCCAGCGCCTGATCCACCAATGCCCGGTGATCATCTACGCAGGCTCGCTGGTACCGGCTGCGGTGCTCGAGGGTCATCAGGCGCATACCGTGATCAACAGCGCTGAGCTGCACCTGGAGCAGATCATCGAGGCCATGCGCCAGGCCCATGCCAACGGCCAGAACGTCGCCCGTGTACACAGCGGCGACCCCAGTCTGTATGGCGCCATCGGCGAACAGATCCGCCATCTGCGTGAGCTGGCCATCGATTACCAGATCATCCCCGGCGTGACCGCCACCGCCGCCAGCGCCGCGCTGCTGGGTTGCGAGCTGACACTGCCCGACGTGGCGCAGACAGTGATTCTCACCCGCTACGGTGACAGCTCGCCGATGCCAGCCGGTGAGCAACTGGCCGACCTGGCCCGCCATGGCAGCACCCTGGCTATCCACCTGGGCGTGCGTCATCTGCCGCGGATTGTCGAGCAGCTGTTGCCGCATTATGGCGCCGACTGCCCGGTCGCCGTGGTCCATCGCGCCACCTGGCCAGACCAGGACTGGGTCAAGGGCACCCTGGCGGACATCGCCGAGCGCGCAGCTGCCAAGGGCTTCCGGCGTACCGCGCTGATCCTCGTCGGCCATGTCCTGGGCGATGCCCCCTTCGCCGATTCGGCCCTGTACCGCGCCGGCCACGCCCACCTCTATCGCCCCGGCCCATGA
- a CDS encoding DUF1272 domain-containing protein yields the protein MLDLRPNCECCDTDLPPESTDALICSFECTFCRACNVRHFHDRCPNCGGQLVTRPTRVGKVLANNPASTQRVIKPHAPCA from the coding sequence ATGCTCGACCTGCGCCCCAACTGCGAATGCTGCGACACCGACCTGCCTCCCGAAAGCACGGACGCGCTGATCTGCTCGTTCGAATGCACCTTCTGCCGTGCCTGCAACGTGCGCCACTTTCATGACCGCTGCCCGAACTGCGGCGGTCAACTGGTGACGCGCCCCACTCGCGTCGGCAAGGTGCTGGCGAACAACCCGGCCTCCACGCAGCGGGTAATCAAACCCCACGCTCCCTGCGCCTGA